From Serinicoccus profundi, the proteins below share one genomic window:
- a CDS encoding tyrosine-type recombinase/integrase, whose amino-acid sequence MYARLPKVHRDESRTQGLDRLELIRFLQVAQTITVHHGALAYLLGINALRASEAAAVRIEDYTDVLRGHRVLHLVGKGNKPAAMPLTVPVLRVLEACRGERTSGRLVLRPLSGNPIDRRDVYRMVQRIAKTAKIPRHISPHSLRHAAITNALDAGVPLRDAQILARHADPRTTEHYDRVRGNLDRHGVHFLTAYVAGV is encoded by the coding sequence GTGTACGCCCGGCTGCCGAAAGTCCATCGTGACGAGTCCCGCACCCAGGGCCTGGACCGGCTGGAGCTGATCCGCTTCCTCCAGGTCGCCCAGACGATCACCGTCCACCACGGTGCGCTGGCCTACCTGCTCGGGATCAACGCCCTGCGCGCCTCCGAGGCGGCAGCGGTGCGGATCGAGGACTACACCGATGTGCTCCGGGGCCACCGGGTGCTGCACCTGGTCGGCAAGGGCAACAAGCCCGCCGCCATGCCTCTGACGGTCCCCGTTCTGCGAGTCCTCGAAGCCTGCCGAGGAGAGCGCACCAGCGGGCGACTGGTTTTGCGACCGCTCTCGGGCAACCCCATCGACCGGCGCGATGTCTACCGGATGGTGCAGCGCATCGCGAAGACGGCGAAGATCCCCAGGCACATCAGCCCACACTCGCTACGGCACGCCGCCATCACCAACGCCCTGGATGCGGGCGTGCCCCTGCGCGACGCGCAGATCCTGGCCCGGCACGCGGACCCCAGAACCACCGAGCACTACGACCGAGTCCGCGGCAACCTCGACCGCCACGGCGTCCACTTCCTCACCGCCTACGTCGCCGGCGTGTAG
- a CDS encoding ParB/Srx family N-terminal domain-containing protein, with amino-acid sequence MVTYHDIEVPVEDLLVDPNNYRFQDAPDFVTVSKERFAESTVQERALRRLRDSGLKELKDSIVYNGFLTFERIVVTPYADGQYLVLEGNRRVAALKSLKSDYQAGVDIPQNVISRFAAVPVLSVEGIDEEPDLRLSLMGIRHVGGIKEWGAFQRAQLVTQLRDEHGLDTASVAARLGMTAHEVNRRFRAYKALEQMMDDEEFGDRATPEMYPLFHEAVAGSAIKDWLEWNEAESRFDNLEQLHKFYSLLVSSGEPNDSEGVVSPKITSREAVRDLREILPLQEARRKLFDEGSSYAEALALAKADDLAQSWVTQVAEAVFALRKVGALELRHLDDDSLQEVRALHDLAGELLDLHALYSQTVANSGS; translated from the coding sequence ATGGTTACATATCATGACATCGAAGTCCCTGTGGAAGACCTCTTGGTAGATCCAAACAATTATAGATTTCAAGACGCCCCTGACTTCGTGACCGTCAGTAAAGAACGGTTTGCGGAATCAACGGTCCAAGAGCGGGCCCTCCGGCGCCTACGCGACTCTGGCCTGAAAGAACTCAAAGACTCCATCGTTTACAACGGTTTCCTCACTTTCGAGCGCATAGTGGTTACTCCCTACGCAGATGGACAGTATCTGGTCCTAGAGGGAAACCGAAGGGTCGCGGCTCTGAAGTCTCTGAAAAGCGACTATCAGGCGGGCGTCGATATCCCGCAAAATGTAATCTCCCGATTTGCTGCAGTCCCAGTGCTCTCGGTTGAGGGTATAGACGAGGAGCCTGACCTCCGCCTTTCGCTAATGGGCATTCGGCACGTAGGCGGCATCAAGGAGTGGGGGGCCTTCCAGCGCGCTCAATTGGTCACGCAGTTGCGCGACGAGCATGGGCTGGACACTGCCTCGGTAGCAGCTCGCTTGGGAATGACGGCGCATGAGGTAAATCGGCGCTTCAGAGCTTACAAAGCCCTTGAGCAAATGATGGATGATGAGGAGTTCGGCGATCGAGCCACTCCGGAAATGTACCCACTGTTTCATGAAGCGGTCGCCGGAAGTGCAATCAAGGATTGGCTGGAGTGGAATGAGGCCGAGAGTCGGTTCGATAATCTTGAGCAACTCCACAAATTTTACAGCCTGTTGGTTTCCAGTGGGGAGCCGAATGACTCCGAAGGCGTGGTGTCTCCTAAAATAACCAGCCGGGAGGCTGTTCGGGACCTGCGGGAAATACTGCCGCTGCAGGAGGCTAGAAGAAAGCTGTTTGACGAGGGTTCGTCCTACGCTGAAGCGCTCGCCCTCGCAAAGGCAGATGACCTGGCACAGTCTTGGGTGACGCAGGTGGCTGAGGCCGTCTTTGCGCTGAGAAAGGTTGGCGCGCTGGAATTGAGGCACCTGGATGATGACTCCCTACAGGAGGTCCGAGCGCTTCACGATCTTGCTGGAGAACTTCTAGATCTCCACGCGCTCTACTCGCAGACTGTGGCGAACTCGGGCTCGTGA
- a CDS encoding VOC family protein — translation MVAVTMVTIDCEDPRKLAEFWTAALGTEIAVDWEDYIVLRGAPAIGLQRVESPTPGKNRLHLDLSGGDRAPEVARLVELGADVVRTHDVEGFGWTVMVDPAGNEFCVSDPHGGDEGGTTSTDEDGAEDFDAEPDVEGEDSLDERHGGGGAKDDGLDNEDDLDDGDDDDGLDDDDDDDLDGGDR, via the coding sequence ATGGTGGCTGTGACGATGGTGACGATCGACTGCGAGGACCCGCGCAAGCTGGCGGAGTTCTGGACCGCGGCGCTGGGGACCGAGATCGCGGTCGACTGGGAGGACTACATCGTCCTGCGCGGCGCCCCGGCGATCGGGCTGCAGCGGGTGGAGAGCCCCACTCCGGGCAAGAACCGCCTGCACCTCGACCTCTCCGGCGGCGACCGGGCGCCCGAGGTGGCGCGGCTCGTCGAGCTGGGCGCCGACGTCGTGCGCACCCACGACGTGGAGGGCTTCGGCTGGACGGTGATGGTGGACCCGGCCGGCAACGAGTTCTGCGTCAGCGACCCGCACGGCGGCGACGAGGGCGGGACGACGAGCACCGACGAGGACGGCGCGGAGGACTTCGACGCCGAACCCGACGTCGAGGGGGAGGACAGCCTCGACGAGCGCCACGGCGGCGGCGGGGCGAAGGACGACGGCCTCGACAACGAGGACGACCTCGACGACGGTGACGATGACGACGGGCTCGACGACGATGACGACGACGACCTCGACGGGGGCGACCGGTGA
- a CDS encoding OsmC family peroxiredoxin: MPTRTARTDWTGTLQEGSGKVELSSSGIGTYDVSFPKRSADDANGATSPEELIAAAHSACYAMQLSAFVAEAGGTPQSLDVKADVSLGADPAGGFKLTGITLTVRGEVEGLDEAGFVKAAEAAKEGCPVSKALTGVEITLDAALEA, encoded by the coding sequence ATGCCCACTCGCACCGCACGCACCGACTGGACCGGCACCCTGCAGGAGGGCTCCGGCAAGGTCGAGCTCAGCAGCTCTGGCATCGGCACCTACGACGTGTCCTTCCCCAAGCGCTCGGCCGACGACGCCAACGGCGCGACCTCCCCCGAGGAGCTCATCGCCGCGGCGCACTCGGCCTGCTACGCCATGCAGCTCTCGGCCTTCGTCGCCGAGGCCGGCGGCACCCCGCAGTCCCTCGACGTCAAGGCTGACGTGTCCCTCGGCGCCGACCCGGCCGGTGGCTTCAAGCTCACCGGCATCACCCTCACCGTGCGCGGTGAGGTCGAGGGTCTCGACGAGGCCGGCTTCGTCAAGGCCGCGGAGGCCGCCAAGGAGGGCTGCCCCGTCAGCAAGGCGCTCACCGGGGTCGAGATCACCCTCGACGCCGCGCTGGAGGCCTGA
- a CDS encoding DUF2254 domain-containing protein, translated as MNPPDQPSPGDRDDVDDVGVLPQVRSTTRWSRIWRPFWVLPMTFVVVATVVGALLPEWEQNFDEHLPFVFQGGADGARGMLSTIAGAMISVTGLVFSITMVVIQLASSQFSPRVLGDFLASRVTQSTLGIFAATFTYALTVLRSVQGESGEESFVPQISITLGFLLVLASVGTFLAFIQHITTSIKVSSIVSHLGDSTMSVIDSYFPAADEPAAVRAEREWAPLESVPMLQVEALEHGYVAEVGYRRLVDWAVEHDAVVQVLTPVGRYVTEGAPAVRVWGLALPERRIILDDADDDRQQELSKRYDLDVLRRSVVVEKDRAFNQDPALGVRKLVDIAERALSPGINDPTTASQVIDELHRILRLLVTRRDLPEVVHREGQVRLVHHPQRVTEVIDLAIEEILHYGKDSLQVPRQVRFVIDRLRPVTLPEYAEVLDHWDAVATEALEPPREDAREAAGRSARRQS; from the coding sequence ATGAACCCTCCCGACCAGCCCTCCCCGGGCGACCGCGACGACGTCGACGACGTCGGCGTCCTCCCGCAGGTCCGCAGCACGACACGGTGGAGCCGCATCTGGCGGCCCTTCTGGGTGCTGCCGATGACCTTCGTCGTCGTCGCGACCGTGGTCGGTGCGCTGCTGCCGGAGTGGGAGCAGAACTTCGACGAGCACCTGCCGTTCGTCTTCCAGGGCGGCGCCGACGGTGCGCGCGGGATGCTCAGCACGATCGCCGGGGCGATGATCTCGGTCACCGGCCTGGTCTTCTCGATCACCATGGTGGTCATCCAGCTGGCCAGCAGCCAGTTCAGCCCTCGGGTGCTCGGTGACTTCCTGGCCAGCCGGGTCACCCAGTCGACGCTCGGCATCTTCGCGGCGACCTTCACCTACGCGCTCACCGTCCTGCGCTCGGTGCAGGGCGAGTCGGGCGAGGAGTCCTTCGTCCCGCAGATCTCGATCACGCTGGGGTTCCTGCTCGTCCTGGCCAGTGTCGGCACCTTCCTCGCCTTCATCCAGCACATCACCACCTCGATCAAGGTGTCCTCGATCGTGTCGCACCTCGGTGACTCGACCATGTCCGTCATCGACAGCTACTTCCCCGCCGCCGACGAGCCGGCCGCCGTCCGGGCGGAGCGGGAGTGGGCACCGTTGGAGTCCGTGCCCATGCTGCAGGTGGAGGCACTGGAGCACGGGTATGTCGCCGAGGTCGGCTATCGCAGGCTCGTCGACTGGGCGGTCGAGCACGACGCGGTGGTGCAGGTGCTCACGCCGGTGGGGCGCTACGTCACCGAGGGCGCCCCGGCGGTCAGGGTCTGGGGGCTCGCGCTGCCCGAGCGACGGATCATCCTGGATGACGCCGACGACGACCGGCAGCAGGAGCTGAGCAAGCGCTACGACCTGGACGTGCTGCGCCGGTCCGTCGTGGTCGAGAAAGACCGCGCCTTCAACCAGGATCCTGCCCTGGGGGTGCGCAAGCTGGTGGACATCGCCGAGCGCGCCCTCAGCCCGGGCATCAACGACCCGACGACGGCGAGCCAGGTCATCGACGAGCTGCACCGCATCCTGCGCCTGCTCGTGACCCGCCGCGACCTCCCGGAGGTGGTCCACCGCGAGGGTCAGGTCCGTCTCGTGCACCACCCGCAGCGCGTCACCGAGGTGATCGACCTCGCGATCGAGGAGATCCTGCACTACGGCAAGGACTCGCTGCAGGTGCCCCGGCAGGTGCGCTTCGTCATCGACCGGCTGCGCCCGGTCACCCTGCCGGAGTATGCCGAGGTGCTGGACCACTGGGACGCCGTCGCCACCGAGGCGCTCGAGCCTCCCCGGGAGGATGCGCGGGAGGCCGCCGGTCGGTCCGCGAGGCGGCAGTCGTGA
- a CDS encoding DUF3024 domain-containing protein yields MALPELEVVRVHRWCDQRVPERAQHQVRLECHVADRHLTIVERRAPWREDFGPEWTSLPVARLRYTAKDGTWTLYWRDRNLRFHLYDKVGPSRTTEDLLDEIDRDPTHIFWG; encoded by the coding sequence ATGGCCCTTCCCGAGCTGGAGGTGGTACGAGTTCATCGGTGGTGCGATCAACGAGTACCCGAGCGCGCCCAGCACCAGGTCCGTCTGGAGTGCCACGTTGCTGACCGACACCTGACCATCGTCGAGCGGCGCGCGCCCTGGCGCGAGGACTTCGGACCCGAGTGGACCAGCCTGCCCGTCGCGCGCCTGCGCTACACCGCAAAGGACGGGACCTGGACGTTGTACTGGCGCGACCGCAACCTCCGCTTCCACCTCTACGACAAGGTCGGCCCCTCACGCACCACCGAGGACCTCCTCGACGAGATAGACCGCGACCCCACCCACATCTTTTGGGGCTGA
- a CDS encoding DUF3592 domain-containing protein codes for MTPPALPTSATPTWNDPPGPRWRVVRWTVVVAAVLTVAASIATDPMTCTSAAPCEAAWLFSVVAPMLLGSVVLLWRWPLAALLLGIGYGVASVLWDPAWAGRVAAAGYTLLCLTLLLRILSARRRRAAELGSSAGTVMVPDWVERAVREMGPPPWPFAYAAGAVAALVAAVVCAGLLLGSVSTYAERLQRAVVTTATVVEVDPEDPFHITLETLDGRLRPDLYTLEEYALGERVTVRTDPEDPEWAELTAEPWDETFWLSLALGALVLAALLGSEAVGRRRGLIALTSGSHPAVQVCAAPLPDSEDLVGLAHLDDPSRRVFAVLDGRLAVPRETSGTGTSVYGPQRAANPDSDDPEDLRWARPTRAVLLGDLREGGRCALLLGSLMILAPALSERPRGVVDLPDPAVGRALPTDLESGPTTQEELVLLRAEAFGGAEHVAGTGVRPQLPVSVPVVAWRRAVAAVQVAAGLVAVPLLLWFVRDLTWWEVLGAAFLAGSALFDGATRLRPAVQLTEQGLVHPQGLRSWVVPWTGVRQAMVRDDVLVLELDPASVPQDAADASSDLVSFESPRLASADLARSTAQAVEALRGRQPTVTATTGQQSPKGGASAASVGAGRPGPVAVPLVVLLVVHLIISVLALGYVIGR; via the coding sequence ATGACGCCCCCCGCCCTGCCGACCTCGGCCACCCCGACGTGGAACGACCCTCCCGGCCCACGTTGGCGCGTCGTCCGGTGGACCGTCGTCGTCGCCGCCGTCCTGACCGTGGCCGCCTCCATCGCGACCGACCCCATGACCTGCACCTCGGCGGCACCGTGCGAGGCGGCATGGCTGTTCTCGGTCGTGGCGCCGATGCTCTTGGGCTCCGTCGTGCTGCTGTGGCGGTGGCCGCTCGCCGCGCTGCTCCTCGGCATCGGTTACGGCGTCGCAAGCGTGCTCTGGGACCCCGCCTGGGCCGGCCGGGTCGCCGCGGCCGGTTACACCCTGCTGTGCCTCACGCTGCTCCTGCGAATCCTGTCGGCCCGGCGTCGGCGCGCGGCCGAGCTGGGCTCGTCGGCCGGGACGGTCATGGTGCCGGACTGGGTGGAGCGAGCCGTGCGGGAGATGGGCCCGCCGCCGTGGCCTTTCGCGTATGCCGCGGGTGCGGTGGCCGCGCTCGTCGCGGCCGTGGTGTGCGCCGGGCTCCTCCTGGGCTCGGTGTCGACGTACGCCGAGCGGTTGCAGCGGGCGGTCGTGACCACCGCAACCGTGGTCGAGGTCGACCCCGAGGACCCCTTCCACATCACCCTGGAGACTCTCGACGGCCGGCTGAGACCCGACCTGTACACCCTGGAGGAGTACGCGCTCGGCGAGCGCGTCACCGTCCGGACCGACCCGGAAGACCCTGAGTGGGCCGAGCTCACGGCCGAACCGTGGGATGAGACGTTCTGGCTGAGCCTCGCCCTTGGCGCGCTCGTCCTGGCAGCGCTGCTTGGCAGCGAGGCCGTGGGCCGGCGGCGCGGGCTGATCGCGCTGACCTCAGGCAGCCACCCGGCGGTGCAGGTGTGCGCCGCACCGCTGCCCGACAGCGAGGACCTCGTGGGGCTTGCCCACCTCGATGACCCGAGCCGTCGAGTCTTCGCGGTCCTCGACGGACGGCTCGCCGTGCCGCGGGAGACCAGCGGCACCGGCACGTCGGTGTACGGCCCGCAGCGAGCAGCGAATCCCGACTCGGACGACCCCGAGGACCTGCGCTGGGCCCGGCCGACCCGTGCCGTGCTGCTCGGCGACCTTCGAGAGGGCGGGCGGTGCGCGCTGCTGCTCGGCTCGCTCATGATCCTGGCCCCTGCCCTGTCGGAGCGACCGCGGGGTGTGGTCGACCTGCCCGACCCTGCGGTCGGCCGAGCGTTGCCCACCGACCTGGAGTCCGGACCCACGACACAGGAGGAGCTGGTGCTCCTTCGGGCAGAAGCCTTCGGCGGGGCCGAACACGTCGCTGGGACCGGGGTCCGTCCGCAGCTGCCGGTCTCCGTCCCCGTCGTCGCCTGGCGCAGGGCAGTCGCGGCGGTCCAGGTCGCTGCGGGCCTGGTGGCCGTGCCCCTCCTGCTGTGGTTCGTGCGCGACCTCACCTGGTGGGAGGTCCTCGGGGCGGCGTTCCTCGCCGGCTCAGCTCTGTTTGATGGTGCTACGCGGCTGCGGCCAGCGGTACAGCTCACCGAGCAAGGGCTCGTGCATCCGCAGGGCTTGCGGTCGTGGGTGGTGCCGTGGACGGGGGTGCGTCAGGCGATGGTGCGCGACGACGTCCTCGTTCTCGAGCTCGACCCCGCCTCGGTGCCGCAGGACGCGGCGGACGCGTCCTCGGACCTGGTGTCTTTCGAGTCGCCTCGCCTCGCCTCGGCGGACCTTGCCCGGTCGACCGCGCAGGCCGTGGAGGCGCTGCGCGGACGGCAGCCTACGGTCACAGCGACCACGGGCCAGCAGTCACCCAAGGGTGGCGCGTCGGCGGCATCTGTTGGTGCCGGTCGGCCCGGACCGGTCGCGGTGCCCCTCGTAGTGCTACTCGTCGTGCATCTGATCATCAGCGTGCTGGCCCTCGGCTACGTGATCGGCCGTTGA
- a CDS encoding excinuclease ABC subunit A → MSGQIEVRGARLHNLRDVDVDLPRDALVAVTGVSGSGKSSLAFGTIHGESQRRYLDSVAPYARRLLHTAVDPQVRDVRGLPPTVALEQGRSLPGSRSSVGTITTTGSTLRMLWSRCGDYPAGAERLDSDHFSANTALGACPVCGGLGVVHEPTEASMVPDDALSIAQGAVAAWPGAWLGKNYRDIVATLGHDIDAPWRELPEETRRWILFTDEQPVVTVVPTRDAERINRPYQGTFSSAARYVRRTLAETKSATSRRRMLRYVETRPCSTCGGRRLRPDALAVTWQGLAIDEAAGLAVSALVDVLRGRAAELVGVAEPSAVEQAEKVLVEDLLGRLELLLDLGLGHLSLGRPASGVSSGELQRLRLATALRSGLFGVVYVLDEPSAGLHPRDAEQLVTLLRALVDAGNTVVVVEHDLAIVQRCDWVIDVGPGAGAEGGEVLWSGPVAGLASVEASPTAAYLDDPVHVEEVLGDRQTPRRWTGTLSLSGLGRHTVRGLDLDLGLGVVTVLTGVSGSGKTSLLDAVHDVVGEQLARIEDAEAEDGEPGDEAAGGGVMAEERSRGTARASGTGAPTRVVRITQRPIGRSPRSTLATYTGMWDAVRKAYAATPEAEERGFGPGRFSFNTAAGQCPTCTGEGAVAIELLFLPGTYATCPTCRGDRFNPVTLEVTWHGLTVADLLRMSVREAVAALAELPAAGRALRALEALGLGYLTLGQPATELSGGEAQRIKLATELQKQRRSPTLYLFDEPTTGLHPADVHRLAAQLHKLAEAGHTVVVAEHDAVMMRTADVVVEMGPGAGDDGGQVVRVES, encoded by the coding sequence ATGAGCGGTCAGATCGAGGTCCGTGGCGCCCGGCTGCACAACCTGCGCGACGTCGACGTCGACCTGCCGCGCGACGCGCTGGTCGCGGTGACGGGGGTGAGCGGGTCGGGGAAGTCGAGCCTGGCGTTCGGGACCATCCACGGGGAGTCGCAGCGGCGCTACCTCGACTCGGTCGCGCCCTATGCCCGCCGCCTGCTGCACACCGCCGTCGACCCGCAGGTGCGCGACGTGCGCGGGCTGCCGCCGACGGTCGCGCTGGAGCAGGGGCGGAGCCTGCCAGGGTCACGGTCGAGCGTCGGCACGATCACGACGACCGGGTCGACGCTGCGGATGCTGTGGTCGCGGTGCGGTGACTACCCGGCCGGGGCGGAGCGGCTCGACTCCGACCACTTCTCGGCCAACACCGCGCTCGGCGCCTGCCCGGTCTGCGGTGGGCTGGGCGTCGTGCACGAGCCGACCGAGGCGTCGATGGTGCCGGACGACGCGCTGTCGATCGCGCAGGGCGCGGTGGCGGCGTGGCCGGGGGCGTGGCTGGGCAAGAACTACCGCGACATCGTCGCCACGCTCGGGCACGACATCGACGCGCCGTGGCGGGAGCTGCCCGAGGAGACGCGACGGTGGATCCTCTTCACCGACGAGCAGCCGGTGGTGACGGTGGTGCCGACGCGGGATGCCGAGCGGATCAACCGGCCCTATCAGGGGACGTTCTCCTCGGCCGCGCGGTATGTGCGGCGCACCCTGGCCGAGACCAAGAGCGCGACGTCGCGGCGGCGGATGCTGCGGTATGTCGAGACGCGGCCGTGCTCCACGTGCGGCGGCCGGCGGCTGCGGCCGGATGCCCTGGCCGTCACGTGGCAGGGGCTCGCGATCGACGAAGCGGCGGGGCTGGCGGTGAGTGCGCTGGTCGACGTGCTGCGGGGACGGGCGGCGGAGCTGGTGGGGGTGGCGGAGCCCTCTGCCGTCGAGCAGGCGGAGAAAGTGCTGGTGGAGGACCTGCTCGGGCGGCTGGAGCTGCTGCTCGACCTGGGGCTGGGCCACCTGTCACTGGGGCGGCCGGCGAGCGGGGTGTCGTCCGGGGAGCTGCAGCGGCTCCGGCTGGCGACGGCGCTGCGGTCGGGGCTGTTCGGGGTGGTCTACGTGCTGGACGAGCCGTCGGCGGGGCTGCACCCGCGCGATGCCGAGCAGCTGGTGACGCTGCTGCGGGCGCTCGTCGACGCGGGCAACACGGTCGTCGTGGTGGAGCACGACCTGGCGATCGTGCAGCGCTGCGACTGGGTCATCGACGTGGGGCCGGGGGCCGGGGCCGAGGGTGGCGAGGTGCTGTGGTCCGGGCCCGTGGCCGGCCTGGCGTCGGTCGAGGCCTCCCCGACTGCGGCCTACCTGGACGACCCCGTGCACGTCGAGGAGGTCCTGGGCGACCGCCAGACTCCGCGCCGGTGGACGGGGACGCTGTCGCTGAGCGGGTTGGGACGGCATACCGTGCGGGGCCTGGATCTCGACCTCGGACTGGGCGTCGTCACGGTGCTGACGGGGGTGAGCGGGTCGGGCAAGACGAGCCTGCTCGACGCGGTGCACGACGTCGTGGGTGAGCAGCTGGCGCGGATCGAGGACGCCGAGGCGGAGGACGGCGAGCCCGGGGACGAGGCTGCCGGGGGCGGCGTGATGGCCGAGGAGAGGTCGCGGGGGACGGCACGGGCGAGCGGCACGGGTGCGCCGACGCGGGTGGTGCGGATCACGCAGCGGCCGATCGGGCGGTCGCCGCGGTCGACGCTGGCGACGTACACCGGGATGTGGGACGCGGTGCGCAAGGCGTATGCCGCGACCCCGGAGGCGGAGGAGCGCGGCTTCGGGCCGGGGCGGTTCAGCTTCAACACAGCTGCGGGGCAGTGCCCGACGTGCACGGGCGAGGGCGCGGTGGCGATCGAGCTGCTCTTCCTGCCGGGGACGTATGCGACGTGTCCGACGTGCCGCGGGGACCGCTTCAACCCCGTGACGCTGGAGGTCACGTGGCACGGGCTGACCGTCGCCGACCTGCTGCGGATGAGCGTGCGAGAGGCGGTCGCGGCGCTGGCCGAGCTGCCGGCTGCTGGTCGCGCCCTCCGGGCGTTGGAGGCGCTGGGGCTGGGGTATCTCACCCTCGGCCAGCCGGCCACCGAGCTGTCGGGCGGCGAGGCGCAGCGGATCAAACTCGCCACCGAGCTGCAGAAGCAACGCCGAAGCCCGACGCTCTACCTCTTCGACGAGCCGACCACGGGGCTGCACCCGGCCGACGTGCACCGATTGGCAGCTCAGTTGCACAAGCTGGCGGAGGCCGGCCACACCGTGGTGGTGGCCGAGCACGATGCCGTGATGATGCGGACGGCGGACGTGGTGGTCGAGATGGGGCCTGGCGCGGGGGACGACGGCGGCCAGGTGGTCAGGGTCGAGTCGTGA
- a CDS encoding mechanosensitive ion channel family protein, whose product MSIPVAALAAGLGAAPAVWAGSAGSDSTLVLPQVTWTGAGLALATLVGAILLGQLVRIAVTRTLGWRGRREESAKVFGRLAGMLVVALGIGAALTILFPSVRPVNILGGVGVISIAAGIAFQTVLGNMFAGIVILARSRFGVGDQIAVLDHAGTVVQMGLSSTSIRTFDGRLVLIPNGTLHSNPVVVQTGFEAVRSTITVELADDNDLERVRDVAVEAMAELPSVLDEPLPQALFTTVGTRTVELELRFWSGARQLETKEARDGVIRAVLRAFRDAGIETSSDVTTIGVTPQLAELWDRSRSTGPDHRPPDTHEG is encoded by the coding sequence GTGAGCATCCCGGTGGCAGCCCTGGCTGCCGGACTGGGCGCGGCACCGGCTGTCTGGGCTGGCTCGGCTGGCTCGGACTCCACCCTGGTGCTGCCCCAGGTGACCTGGACCGGAGCCGGTCTAGCGCTGGCGACGCTCGTCGGGGCGATCCTGCTGGGCCAGCTCGTACGGATCGCGGTCACGCGGACCCTCGGGTGGCGAGGCCGCCGCGAGGAGTCGGCCAAGGTCTTCGGCCGGTTGGCCGGCATGCTCGTCGTCGCGCTCGGCATCGGCGCGGCCCTGACCATCCTCTTCCCCAGCGTGAGGCCGGTGAACATCCTCGGCGGGGTCGGCGTCATCTCGATCGCGGCGGGCATCGCCTTCCAGACCGTGCTGGGCAACATGTTCGCCGGCATCGTCATCCTGGCCCGGAGCCGCTTCGGGGTGGGTGACCAGATCGCGGTGCTCGATCACGCGGGCACGGTCGTGCAGATGGGGCTGAGCTCCACCTCGATCCGCACCTTCGACGGACGCCTCGTGCTCATCCCCAACGGCACCCTGCACTCCAACCCGGTCGTCGTGCAGACCGGCTTCGAGGCGGTCCGGTCCACGATCACCGTCGAGCTCGCCGACGACAACGACCTGGAGCGGGTGCGCGACGTCGCCGTGGAGGCGATGGCCGAGCTGCCCTCGGTGCTGGACGAGCCACTGCCGCAGGCCCTCTTCACCACGGTGGGGACGCGCACCGTCGAGCTGGAGCTGCGCTTCTGGTCCGGCGCCCGCCAGCTGGAGACCAAGGAGGCGCGCGACGGGGTCATCCGAGCCGTCCTGCGCGCCTTCCGCGACGCGGGCATCGAGACGTCCTCCGACGTCACCACGATCGGCGTGACGCCCCAGCTGGCCGAGCTGTGGGACCGGAGCAGGTCCACCGGCCCCGACCACCGACCTCCGGACACGCACGAGGGGTGA
- a CDS encoding crotonase/enoyl-CoA hydratase family protein, translated as MPRPSTDHVRVTRRPDGVAHVVLDRPDKLNALTLGMLDELVRTARALGRDDRVRAVVLRGEGDAFCAGLDLRRALRDPVGIGSRFVPRPWRGTNTFQEACWVWRRLPVPVVAAVHGHCLGAGIQLALGADLRTTTTDASWSVREVRWGLVPDMTGTRTLAELVGLDVATELTLTGRLLPGSEAGSLGLATRVGDDPVALAHDLLAPMLEHDPTALASAKRLFRHTWTSSPRATFARERRAQLALLTRLGRAGLPGSADRATAGRRAAD; from the coding sequence ATGCCGCGTCCGAGCACCGACCATGTCCGGGTCACCCGGCGCCCCGACGGCGTCGCGCACGTCGTCCTCGACCGTCCGGACAAGCTCAACGCCCTCACCCTGGGGATGCTCGACGAGCTGGTCCGCACCGCCCGGGCCCTGGGCCGCGACGACAGGGTGCGGGCGGTGGTGCTCCGTGGGGAGGGCGACGCCTTCTGCGCCGGGCTGGACCTGCGCCGGGCGCTGCGCGACCCGGTCGGCATCGGCAGCCGCTTCGTGCCGCGCCCGTGGCGGGGCACCAACACTTTCCAGGAGGCCTGCTGGGTGTGGCGGCGGCTGCCCGTGCCGGTGGTGGCGGCCGTTCATGGTCACTGCCTCGGCGCCGGCATCCAGCTCGCGCTGGGCGCCGACCTGCGCACCACCACCACCGACGCGTCGTGGTCCGTGCGCGAGGTGCGCTGGGGGCTCGTGCCCGACATGACCGGGACGCGCACGCTGGCCGAGCTGGTCGGCCTCGACGTCGCCACGGAGCTCACCCTCACCGGCCGCCTGCTGCCCGGCTCCGAGGCGGGCAGCCTCGGCCTGGCCACCCGGGTCGGCGACGACCCGGTCGCGCTCGCGCACGACCTCCTCGCCCCCATGCTCGAGCACGACCCCACGGCGCTGGCGTCGGCCAAACGACTCTTCCGGCATACCTGGACCTCCAGCCCCCGCGCCACCTTCGCCCGCGAGCGCCGCGCCCAGCTCGCCCTGCTCACCCGGCTCGGCCGCGCCGGCCTGCCGGGATCGGCGGACCGCGCGACGGCGGGTCGGCGCGCGGCTGACTGA